From a region of the Syngnathoides biaculeatus isolate LvHL_M chromosome 2, ASM1980259v1, whole genome shotgun sequence genome:
- the obsl1a gene encoding obscurin-like protein 1a, whose protein sequence is MDIFGGAPRVLGYPRPVVVQCGADATLKCQIGGEPRPDVIWECKNVQIVTEGRYKLSEEGKFYLLSISGVSVMDAGQYICKARNSVGETYAAASLKVVEKDKQLENNGIKQHKTEHGHVNGVSNLENGDHSEENGAQDVDFTSDDRPRFLIKPLSLRVDRGQDAAFSCKVWGTPLPEVVWEKDGKKLNDIFESSHFSISVQDGGWFQLKVYRTRIPDKGVYTCKAMNRNGEALAGAVLLVDPVPERGDSTKSSHWSPKDRGGKLSLSKLREEPPASTTKVKKFVVAEGKHAKFRCFVTGKPKPEIIWKKDGSPLDPGRRHRIFEDREGYYTLKVLYCKIQDTGLYACVASNALGNTLSAVHLSVKGPHVRFKHPLKDVEAKERNVAVLECEVPNESVLTTWYREDERLMPSNKYGIEQQGTRRRLTIKDVEIDDDGVYFCEMQDGGKSIAELSVKGKILRKLPRKVEVLEGENATFFVEVEDDDMEIHWFKNGQKLHETHQTILKTFGNTHVLAFVNVVHQDSGVVTFVTGRSKTSSRLKVRDTRHCPPICPLGVKMDLDGPNGAVLSWVPAPNNQTTRSIFVVERQEVGSQEWQKCFTSEKATSTEISSDSVPYKADYRFRVCCINKYGRSGHVEFPKAVHLVPGTKICSPLQDLEVTEGEDAVFSIVLSASLVGTWFLNSAQLQDGGRYSVKQSKTQHTLVIHETFSAEDKAEITFIANGLRNSATLMVKPAVMKFNPLLEFDSTKRVQTGDIFVLYCEVSHPSAKVCWYKDGEELQMSDVLNIQSDGNMRRIVIQSAEKHHAGVYTCQTSGDVITFMVEVTGPPVEFIPGPEEDLHKNSMELDPVVLLCRVSREDAQVMWYKDGCQIEPSDNITLQTEGTLRRLIIRSVETSDAGSYTCQVENNTMEFSVNVKEPPVMIVDPKDDVIMERYISEDIHMQCELSRTGGKVQWFKNGEEVEEGGNIQLTREGPYRCLTILRSKVEDGGEYICETNGDSVFFQLIVTKPPVRIISPTDSELKITHLASTKLQLSCKISCSDAHVTWYKDSLEVEEGPNLILEVEGAERRLVIPMASIKDAGEFVCETEHDSVAFMVTIKEQPVVLSRLTNTSEKLQCLAGKNVVLEVKVSRLNAEVKWVLNDQEIEGSDFVTITKNELLRRLEMHSPSPADSGTYSCDAVDDKLDFEVTILEPPVNILKKSEIDTNLKILRSDDVVLECELSRGNAKSKWYKDGCRIECDGRFCEEEEGAFRSLVILNAELEDSGEYFLDAEDDNITFQVTVQEPPVTIVGNSKDADFQEMASGEELILACEVSHENAPVQWYCNDKVLVSDSRTNIESYGTLRKIIISNVQPSDSGKYICDAVDDKMISIVRIQVPRVVEFLTELQNTTVLEGEDATFKCVISPENVQMVWFMDNEVINPSDRVQITQNGLCHTLVIRKCRMLDCSKITAEAEGTTSKASLRVQEAQVMFTKKMEAVTAEEFADATLETEISLETGEVQWMRQGVVIQPGSRYSLNQNECKRSLTIHNLNLSDRGTYRCETLHDRTQVKLNVEPRKISIRKGLADQETLERETASFEVELSHPDVQGNWQKDGIRVKPNNQLRVSTNGRVHGLTLSNLTLEDTCTIAFSAEGVRTTARLTVKETPVTIIKALVDVRVEEEFPATLECELSRQNTEVRWFKSGTELKPGRNCRIYSMGRNKFCQILQCSLADSGIYTCDVGERTSSCSLDVYEHELKILQDLEDLHIQEDQNAVFMCEVSLKDAIGEWYKDGYKIRPTSTIKTRTEGTKHFLLMCNVKAEDAGEIRFVSRDTESTAYLEVEEPPVSIVKPLRDRTALEKHRVILECTVSSARCTATWYRGKERLVPSDRVDLVVDGCSHKLVIQEVELEDEGIYSIEVGLHSSKAKLMVEAQELVVVQELEDVEVDENEPAVFQCEVSVAISRTPVWTLNGENIKPGPSIRLENHGTVHKLTLKHTKVDLSGVVKFSVGKAKTSAILNVRECK, encoded by the exons ATGGACATTTTTGGAGGCGCGCCTCGGGTTTTGGGCTACCCGCGACCTGTGGTGGTACAATGCGGTGCTGATGCCACTCTTAAGTGCCAAATCGGCGGAGAGCCTCGTCCTGATGTTATATGGGAGTGCAAAAATGTCCAGATCGTCACTGAAGGACGCTACAAGCTCTCCGAGGAAGGAAAATTCTACCTGTTGAGCATCAGTGGTGTGAGCGTGATGGATGCTGGCCAATACATTTGCAAAGCCAGAAACAGTGTCGGGGAAACTTATGCTGCAGCCTCCCTCAAAGTTGTGGAAAAGGACAAGCAACTGGAAAATAATGGCATCAAGCAGCACAAGACAGAACATGGGCATGTAAATGGAGTCAGCAACTTGGAGAATGGAGACCACAGTGAAGAGAACGGAGCACAGGATGTTGACTTCACATCTGATGATAGACCGAGGTTCCTCATCAAACCCCTATCATTGCGAGTGGACAGAGGACAGGACGCTGCCTTCTCTTGCAAGGTTTGGGGCACGCCTTTGCCAGAAGTAGTATGGGAAAAAGATGGCAAGAAATTGAATGACATCTTTGAGAGCTCTCACTTCTCTATTAGCGTTCAAGACGGAGGATGGTTCCAGCTTAAGGTTTACCGAACACGCATTCCTGATAAAGGCGTCTACACCTGCAAGGCCATGAACCGCAATGGCGAGGCCCTGGCTGGGGCCGTCCTCCTTGTTGACCCTGTGCCAGAGCGAGGGGACAGCACAAAGTCCAGCCATTGGTCACCAAAAGACAGAGGGGGGAAGCTCAGTTTGTCAAAGCTCAGGGAGGAGCCACCGGCCAGTACAACAAAGGTCAAGAAGTTTGTCGTGGCAGAAGGGAAACACGCCAAGTTCCGCTGCTTTGTCACAGGGAAGCCCAAGCCAGAGATCATCTGGAAGAAGGATGGATCACCCCTCGATCCTGGGAGGCGCCATCGCATATTTGAAGACAGAGAAGGTTATTACACGCTGAAGGTTTTGTATTGTAAAATTCAGGACACGGGACTGTATGCGTGTGTAGCATCCAATGCTCTTGGAAACACTCTCAGTGCCGTTCATCTGTCAGTCAAAG GTCCACATGTGAGATTTAAGCATCCGTTAAAAGATGTGGaggcaaaggagaggaatgttGCTGTTCTGGAATGTGAAGTTCCTAATGAGTCAGTCCTGACCACCTGGTACCGTGAGGATGAAAGACTGATGCCCAGCAATAAATATGGGATTGAGCAGCAAGGCACTAGGCGAAGACTCACCATCAAAGATGTGGAAATAGACGATGACGGAGTGTATTTCTGTGAGATGCAAGATGGGGGAAAGAGCATAGCAGAACTGTCAGTCAAAG GTAAAATCCTACGTAAACTTCCGCGAAAGGTGGAGGTGTTGGAGGGTGAGAATGCTACATTCTTTGTGGAAGTAGAGGACGATGACATGGAGATCCATTGGTtcaaaaatgggcaaaaacTGCATGAGACACACCAGACAATTCTTAAAACTTTTGGAAATACTCACGTTCTTGCCTTTGTTAATGTGGTCCACCAAGACTCAGGGGTGGTGACTTTTGTTACTGGACGATCCAAGACATCATCACGTCTTAAAGTCAGAG ACACAAGACACTGCCCACCAATCTGTCCGCTTGGAGTCAAAATGGATCTGGATGGGCCAAATGGCGCTGTGCTATCCTGGGTTCCTGCACCAAACAACCAGACAACTCGCTCCATTTTTGTAGTGGAGAGACAGGAAGTGGGCTCACAAGAATGGCAGAAATGCTTTACCTCTGAGAAAGCCACCTCCACTGAGATCTCCAGTGACAGTGTACCATACAAGGCAGACTACCGCTTTAGAGTCTGTTGTATCAACAAGTATGGCCGCAGTGGCCATGTAGAGTTTCCCAAAGCTGTCCATCTGG TTCCAGGGACAAAGATTTGCAGTCCCCTTCAGGACCTGGAGGTTACAGAAGGAGAAGATGCTGTCTTTTCCATCGTGTTGTCAGCCTCACTCGTTGGTACCTGGTTTTTGAACAGTGCGCAACTGCAAGACGGTGGAAGATACTCAGTAAAACAGTCCAAAACACAGCACACATTGGTTATCCATGAAACTTTCAGTGCAGAGGACAAGGCAGAGATCACATTTATTGCCAATGGGTTGCGAAATTCAGCGACGCTCATGGTTAAAC CCGCAGTCATGAAATTCAACCCTTTGTTGGAATTTGACAGTACCAAGAGGGTACAGACCGGTGACATCTTTGTCCTCTACTGCGAAGTATCACATCCTTCAGCTAAAGTATGTTGGTACAAAGACGGTGAGGAGCTCCAGATGAGCGATGTCCTGAACATTCAATCAGATGGGAATATGAGGAGAATTGTGATTCAGTCAGCTGAGAAACATCATGCTGGAGTTTATACGTGCCAGACATCAGGCGATGTCATCACATTTATGGTTGAAGTTACAG GCCCTCCTGTGGAATTCATTCCAGGACCTGAGGAAGACCTTCATAAAAACAGCATGGAGCTTGACCCTGTGGTGCTGCTCTGCCGTGTCTCCAGAGAGGATGCTCAAGTTATGTG GTACAAGGACGGTTGTCAAATTGAACCCAGTGACAACATCACTCTACAGACAGAGGGAACCCTAAGAAGGCTGATTATCCGCTCTGTTGAAACCTCTGATGCAGGCAGCTACACCTGCCAAGTGGAAAACAACACCATGGAGTTTTCTGTCAATGTCAAAG AACCCCCAGTGATGATTGTGGACCCTAAAGATGACGTCATAATGGAGCGATACATTTCGGAAGACATTCACATGCAGTGCGAGTTGTCCCGCACAGGCGGAAAGGTGCAGTGGTTCAAGAATggtgaggaggtggaggagggcgGCAATATCCAGCTGACAAGAGAGGGTCCCTACAGATGCCTGACCATCCTCCGCAGCAAGGTGGAGGATGGGGGGGAGTACATCTGTGAGACAAATGGGGACTCTGTATTCTTTCAACTGATTGTCACAA AGCCTCCCGTACGAATCATTTCCCCCACTGATTCGGAGCTTAAAATCACCCACCTGGCGTCCACCAAGCTACAGCTCAGCTGTAAGATCTCGTGTTCTGACGCTCATGTCACGTGGtacaaagacagtctggaggtAGAGGAGGGTCCAAACCTCATACTGGAAGTGGAGGGGGCAGAACGTCGGCTGGTTATTCCTATGGCCTCCATAAAGGATGCAGGAGAGTTTGTATGTGAGACTGAACATGACTCTGTTGCCTTCATGGTGACAATTAAAG AGCAACCAGTGGTACTTTCCCGTCTTACAAACACATCGGAGAAGCTGCAGTGTTTAGCAGGGAAAAATGTTGTACTGGAAGTCAAAGTATCACGCCTCAATGCTGAAGTGAAATGGGTGCTAAATGATCAAGAAATAGAAGGGAGTGATTTTGTGACCATCACAAAGAATGAATTACTTCGTCGTCTTGAAATGCACTCTCCTTCTCCAGCGGATTCCGGCACATACAGCTGCGATGCTGTCGATGACAAGCTTGACTTTGAGGTCACAATTTTAG AGCCACCAGTGAATATCTTAAAGAAGTCCGAGATTGACACAAacctcaaaattctgaggtCTGATGACGTTGTACTGGAGTGTGAGCTCTCCAGAGGCAATGCCAAAAGCAAATGGTACAAGGACGGCTGTCGTATTGAGTGTGACGGAAGATTCTGTGAGGAGGAAGAAGGCGCTTTTCGCTCTCTTGTGATTCTCAATGCTGAGCTTGAAGACTCTGGGGAATACTTTCTGGATGCTGAAGACGATAACATCACCTTCCAGGTTACAGTTCAAG AACCTCCAGTGACCATTGTAGGAAACTCTAAAGACGCTGATTTCCAGGAGATGGCATCAGGCGAGGAGCTAATCCTGGCTTGTGAGGTGTCCCATGAAAATGCGCCTGTCCAGTGGTACTGCAATGACAAGGTGCTTGTCAGTGACTCCCGTACCAATATAGAAAGCTACGGGACTCTGAGGAAAATCATCATTTCGAATGTTCAGCCTTCGGATTCCGGAAAGTATATATGTGATGCAGTCGACGACAAGATGATCAGTATTGTTAGAATCCAAG TGCCTCGGGTGGTTGAGTTCCTGACTGAGCTTCAGAACACAACTGTTCTGGAAGGAGAAGATGCGACCTTTAAATGTGTAATTTCACCTGAGAATGTGCAGATGGTCTGGTTCATGGACAACGAGGTGATCAACCCCAGCGACCGTGTCCAGATCACACAGAATGGTCTGTGCCACACCTTAGTGATAAGAAAGTGCCGCATGTTGGACTGTTCCAAAATCACAGCTGAAGCCGAAGGGACAACAAGCAAAGCTAGCCTCAGAGTTCAAG AGGCTCAGGttatgttcacaaaaaaaatggaggctgTCACGGCAGAAGAGTTCGCTGATGCCACCCTGGAGACGGAGATCAGCCTTGAGACGGGCGAAGTGCAATGGATGAGACAGGGGGTGGTTATCCAGCCTGGGTCCCGATATTCACTCAACCAGAATGAATGTAAACGCAGTCTGACCATCCACAATCTAAATCTCTCAGACCGCGGAACCTACCGTTGTGAGACTCTGCATGACAGGACGCAGGTCAAACTAAACGTAGAGC CCCGTAAAATCTCCATCCGTAAAGGGCTCGCAGACCAGGAAACCTTAGAACGTGAGACGGCATCCTTTGAGGTGGAGTTGTCTCACCCTGACGTGCAGGGCAATTGGCAGAAGgatggtattcgggtgaagcCAaacaaccagttaagggtgagTACCAATGGGCGAGTCCACGGACTCACCCTTTCCAATCTCACCCTGGAGGACACATGTACCATTGCCTTCTCAGCAGAAGGGGTGCGCACGACTGCAAGGCTCACAGTCAAAG AGACTCCAGTTACCATCATAAAAGCTCTGGTCGATGTACGTGTAGAAGAAGAATTTCCTGCCACTCTGGAGTGCGAATTATCTCGACAAAACACTGAAGTCAGATGGTTCAag AGCGGGACTGAGTTGAAACCAGGCAGGAACTGTCGGATCTATTCCATGGGGCGAAACAAATTCTGTCAGATCCTGCAGTGCTCTCTGGCGGATTCTGGCATCTACACTTGTGATGTGGGGGAAAGAACCTCTTCCTGCTCATTAGACGTTTATG AACACGAGCTGAAGATTCTGCAAGATCTGGAGGACCTTCACATTCAGGAAGACCAGAATGCAGTCTTCATGTGTGAGGTTTCTCTGAAGGATGCGATTGGAGAATGGTATAAGGATGGCTACAAGATCCGGCCCACCAGCACCATCAAAACCCGCACAGAAG GGACCAAACACTTCCTGCTGATGTGCAATGTCAAAGCTGAGGATGCTGGAGAAATACGCTTTGTAAGCAGAGACACTGAATCTACTGCTTATCTCGAAGTCGAAG AACCCCCAGTATCCATTGTCAAACCATTGCGGGACAGGACAGCATTGGAGAAACACCGTGTTATCCTAGAGTGTACGGTTTCCTCGGCTCGCTGTACTGCTACCTGGTACCGCGGCAAAGAGCGACTTGTCCCTTCCGATCGAGTTGATCTTGTAGTCGATGGTTGCTCCCATAAACTTGTGATCCAGGAGGTGGAGCTGGAGGATGAGGGCATCTATAGTATTGAGGTTGGGCTGCATTCCTCCAAGGCCAAACTCATGGTGGAAG CCCAAGAGCTTGTGGTGGTGCAGGAGCTAGAGGACGTGGAGGTAGACGAGAATGAACCAGCAGTTTTCCAATGCGAAGTCTCTGTAGCTATCAGCAGAACCCCGGTTTGGACGCTGAACGGCGAGAACATTAAGCCTGGCCCCTCGATCCGCCTGGAAAACCATGGCACTGTGCACAAACTCACGCTGAAACACACCAAGGTGGACTTAAGCGGTGTGGTTAAGTTCAGTGTAGGCAAAGCAAAGACCAGCGCCATTCTCAATGTGAGAGAATGCAAATGA